The proteins below come from a single Deinococcus aerolatus genomic window:
- a CDS encoding undecaprenyl-diphosphate phosphatase, with product MDWFYAIVYGIVEGITEFLPISSTGHLILTGNLLGVPWPKDVKNTFEVVIQGGAILAVLAYYWRDFLKIRHIGSDRSQQTLWLGVVVACIPAVILGLLFGDAIKANLFRPSVVAWALIVGGVIMWLVESRRVAPVVHDIESIGVRKSLFIGTIQCLALLWPGFSRSASSILGGMVLGLDRPTATKFSFYLGVPTLGGAALLDFLKSREILAQIGVVNVFLGAVVSFVVAYLAIGWLLRFISTNNFKGFAVYRVVVGVVILVLIATGVMSNGSLA from the coding sequence ATGGATTGGTTTTACGCGATTGTATACGGCATTGTCGAGGGCATTACCGAATTTCTTCCGATCAGCTCGACAGGTCACCTGATCCTGACGGGCAACCTGCTGGGCGTGCCGTGGCCCAAGGACGTGAAAAACACCTTCGAGGTGGTGATTCAGGGCGGTGCGATTCTGGCGGTGCTGGCGTACTACTGGCGCGATTTTCTGAAGATCCGGCACATCGGCTCCGACAGGTCCCAGCAGACGCTGTGGCTGGGCGTGGTGGTGGCATGCATTCCTGCCGTGATTCTGGGCCTGCTGTTCGGCGACGCCATCAAGGCCAACCTGTTCCGCCCCAGCGTGGTGGCCTGGGCGCTGATCGTGGGCGGCGTGATCATGTGGCTGGTGGAAAGCCGCAGGGTGGCGCCGGTCGTCCACGACATCGAATCCATCGGCGTGCGCAAGTCGCTGTTTATCGGCACCATCCAGTGTCTGGCACTGCTGTGGCCCGGCTTCTCGCGCAGCGCCAGCAGCATTCTGGGCGGCATGGTCCTGGGACTGGACCGGCCCACCGCCACCAAATTCAGCTTCTACCTGGGCGTGCCCACCCTGGGCGGCGCGGCGCTGCTGGATTTTCTCAAGAGCCGCGAGATCCTGGCGCAGATCGGCGTGGTCAACGTCTTTCTGGGCGCGGTGGTCAGCTTCGTGGTGGCGTATCTGGCGATCGGCTGGCTGCTGCGCTTTATCTCCACCAACAACTTCAAGGGCTTCGCCGTGTACCGCGTGGTGGTGGGCGTTGTGATCCTGGTCCTGATCGCCACGGGCGTGATGAGTAACGGCAGTCTGGCGTAG